DNA sequence from the Callithrix jacchus isolate 240 chromosome 13, calJac240_pri, whole genome shotgun sequence genome:
CATGTGTGCCAGGCAGAGAAAGCCCCGGCCTGCCCCTGTGCCGGCCCCTAGCAGCAGAGGCCCCCCTTCGTCCAAGCAGGGGATCCGGCCAGTGCCTTTCGAGGTTGAGGGCTCTGCTCACAGGACTTGCTTCACGGCTCGAGGCTGCTGGTCCCTATGTCCACCTGGAGCAGGGTCCTGTGGGCTGCCTTCCGCCTCCCCACATGTACCTCCGGCTCAGGTGTTTCGTGAGAGGAAACAGGAGAAACACTTGCTTTCTATATCACCCTAAAAACACCCGAAACCCAGCCCTCGGGGTCAGATCTACCCTGGCCGGCCCCGTTGAGCACAAACAGCATCCCAGCCCCGCCCCCACTGCCCTCCCAGAGAGACCCCGCAGAGGCTAACAGAGACCCTGACACCAGGACTCCATCTCCCCCACACCTGCAGGGGCCACAGCACCCACCCTCCCCGTGGGGAGGTCAGGTCCCACCAGTGCCCAAGGCTGGCGGTCCCACATCCTCGTCCTCTCCACCCTCAGAGGGCCTTGGTGCTGGCGGGGTGCACGGTGTGAGGCACCGGCTTCTGAGGGTGGCGGGCAAAGGCGTAAGCCTGCCCCAGGATGGCCAGGTCCACCAGCACCTGCAGCAGGCCGCACACGGAGAACTGCAGGGGTGCGCCCTTCAGCAGGAAGTAGGCCGTCTTGAAGGCGTCGCCACTCGTCCACATGAGAACCATCTTGATGCTGCAGAGACACAAGCCGGCAGTCAGCGGGTGACGTAGGGCTCAGGACACCCAGGCACCCAGGGGTTTGAGGGGACAGGCACAGGGTGTCCTATCCAGTCAGTGGGGTGACCTGAGGCTTGGGGACACCCAGGCAGTGGGGTGACCCAGGGGTCAAGGACACCAGGAGGTTGGGGCCACCCCAGGGGGCCACAGGATACACCCTGACCCTGCCTCTCCCACCCAACACCCCACCCTTGACTTCCCTGTGGCCTCAGGAGCTGCCACCTGGCTGGGGTTCCAGGGGGATCGGACCCAAGAAGAATGAGATCTGCTCGAGActacgggggggggggggcggggggcgggcaGGGCCTCTGTTGGGCGGCGGCAACTCCGGGAGGGGCCAGGCCTGGGAGGGTGCTGAGGATGCACATCAGGGCCACCGGGCATGCAGCGGATCAGAGCAGCTGCTCTCAGGTCTCTGCTGGCCAGGCCTCCCTCCCTGGTGATTGGTGCAAACCTTCCCTTCCTTGAGTGAACAGGGAGCAGCCGTCACCCACAGTCGTGAGAACACCCTTCCCCAGCGCTGCGTTCGTGCCCTGGCTTGCCTAGCAGTGAACATGAGCACCCCTGCGCTTTCCCACGTGAAATGTTAAGTCAGCAGCCGCTGACCCTTCCACAGCTCCCAAAGCCAGCGGCAGAGCCTGGGCAGGGAGTGCTGCCTTGACAGAGGGGACAAGACACGGCTTTCCCACACCCCACAGCCTCTGTCCTGCCCCCAAACTAGAGGGGGCACCTGCCCTCTGATGCAGCCTCGGTGCCGGGACTGCCCTGCACGAGGGTCTTCAAGCACAGCTGTGGCTAGGTGTGTGGATCAGGGCAGGGGTCCGCGCTGGAGCTGGGAGCCCGCCGGAAGAGAGGGCTGGTATCTGcactcttctctctctcaagCCCACAGTGCTCTGTTCTGGGGCATCTTGTTGGCCTCTGAGAACATAAGTCTGGCTTTATCATTACACCCACTGGGAAAAACCAGGAGGCTTTGGGACTGCTTGCACTTGGGTGGGTTTAGCTAAAGTATAATGCTTTCCCTGACCCACAGGGtgattttccttccatttttttattctctGAGATACATCTTCCCCCAGATGCAGCTTCAGCTACACAAAATCCAGTCTCCACAGATAAAAAGATGAGGTGGTGCTGGATGGCAGCCAGGGAAGGTGGTGTGGGCACCTGGGCCTCACACACCCCAGCAGTCAGCTCAGGTCCCAgaatccctccccaccaccacctcctttAGGCCCAAGCAGGGCTGCAGAGCTGACCTGGGGTGGGGCTCCAGGCCCCGGGACCACAGCCCGAGCAAAGGCAACTCATCCACAGCAGGTGCCCAAGCATTGCTCAGTGACTGCCTTTGTCCTGCCCAGCTTCTGGCTGACCCCTCACACCCAGGACGGGAAACAGAGCGATCACCTGATTTCACACACGGCTAAGATTTCCCAGGATGAGTACTTCCTGAGAGCCACAAAGGCGGCCATGCCTGCATCAGGGACAGGCTACTCCCCATGCAAAGCCCATGGCCTTATTTGGCATGCAGGCTCACACTTGAGTTTcaacacttttgtttttaatcagttGACTTAATtctatgtaaacacacacacacacacacacacacacacacacacacacacacacacacacacagagattctGGCTTCCCTTGAAAAAGAGCCTTTTCAGATTTTAGACGATGAATCCAATTTCCTTGATATGGACTATCTATTTAATAGCTATTCAAGTTATTTCTTCTTGGGTGAAAGGAATTGGTCCGTTTTATCTAAGATTTCAAATGTATGGGTATGAAGTTGTTCACAGCACTCTTTGAATGCCTGTGGGGTCTACAGACTATCCCCCTCCATTCCAAATACTGGTAATCTGTGTTTTCTTGTCACTCTAGCTGCTGGTTTGTCCACTGATGATTCGTGTCAAAGCAGCAGCTTTGGGTCTCATTTTTTACgctttcatttttgttgcctgGTGTTAGCTCtgctatttccttccttctgctcgCGTGGCTGactttgcatttcattttctagTTCCTCAAGCTTCACTGATGATTTGAGAACTTTCCTTTTCTAAAACCAGGATTTAATGCTACAAAGCTAACTTCAAGCATTGCTTTAGttgcatcccacaaattttgatatggtGTTGCATTTTTCAGTTCAAACTATTCTCAATAGTTTAAGACATTCTCTAACagattgtttaaaagtatattgtTTAGCCTCTAAATCTTTGGAGACGTAAGATCTATGTCTGCTATTCATTTCTAGCTTAATTACATTACAGTCACAGAAAATACTTTGGATCATTTCAgttgtttaaaataaactttcgTGACTTAGCCTGTGGTCTGCGTTGGTGGATGCCCACGGGCGTCTGAAAAGAATGTGTACGTTTGTTCACTTGGTTGCTGGTGGTCAGATTTTCTATATCCTTGCTAATTTCATCTACTTTTTCTATCACTTACTGTGGGGAGCTGGAGTCCCTAACTGTAACTGTGGGCTTGTCTTTGCCTATCCCTTCTGGCCTCTTATGTACTTTGAGGCTCTGTTGTTCATACACACTTAGAACTGTTGTATCTTCTTGGTGAATTCACCTGTTTATCGTGATGCAATGTCTCTTTTTATTCAAGGCAAATGtcctttgtctgatattaatacaGCTACTCCAAGGTTTGAGTCATATATGGATCGTGTACCTTTGTCCatccttttttttaatctgtcacTGCAAGCCTCCTGGTCAATACATCCCTGCACGCCTGGCATCAGCTATGGGTGTCATTATACTAACAGTgagttttctgtgtttctttttaaattaatctgaaCATCTCTGTCCTTTAATTGGTATGATTAGACcacttacatttaatgttattattggtATGTTTGAATTTAGGtcaaccatttttttttgttctcaagCTTGTCCCTGCTGTTTTATTCCTGCCTTaagatttgaaatttttaaaatatcctattttatctatttgatttttcactatctgtacagtttttaaaaattattattattttttgagacgtagtctcactctatcgcccaggctggagtgcaatggcgtgatctcagctcactacaacccctgcctcaagcaattctcctgcctcagcctcccaagtagctgggactataggcacataccaccatgcctggctaatcttttgtattttagtagaaatggggtttcacgatgttgctcaggctggtctcgaactcctgagttaggcaatccacccaccttggcctcccgaagtgctgggattacaggtgtgagccattgtgacCAGCCACAAGAGACCCGCTTTCTCTCTGGGAGCATCCCTGCCTTTCCGACACCAAAGCCCTCAGGGCTACCACTGCCCAACCCAACAGTGAGGGAACCTATTCCAGCCATGACTACCCTCTCAGGCCTGCATGCACCCTCAGCCAGGAAACGCCAGCAACCCGGTGGTCTTGATTCACTGTAATCACGTCAGCTAAGGCAGCCCAGTCCCCACCTGTACCTACACCTCACACCCATGCCAGCACCCCACAACTGTACCTACACCCCACACCCATGCCAGCACCCCACAACTGTACCTACACCTCATACCCATGCCAGCACCCCACACCTGTACCTACACCTCATACCCATGCCAGCACCTCTTACCCCTACCTACACCCCACACCCATGCCAGCACCCCGTACCTTTACCTACACCCAACACCCATGCCAGCATCCTGTACCTGTACCTACACTTCACACCCATGCCAACACCCCATATCTGTACCTACACCCCACACCCATGCTAGCACCCCACACCTGTACCTACACCCCACACCCATGCCAGCACCCCACACCTGTACCTACACCCCACACCCATGCCAACACCCCATACCTGTACCTACACCCCACACCCATGCCAGCACCCACCTGTACCTACACCCCACACCCATGCCAGCACCCCACACCTGTACCTATACCTCACACCCATGCCAGCACCCCACACCTGTACCTATACCTCACACCCATGCCAGTACCTCTTACCCCTACCTACACCCCTCACCCATGCCAGCCCCCCGTACCCGTACCTACAACACACACCCACGCCAGCACCCCATACCTGTACCTACACCTCACACCCATGCCAGCACCCCGTACCTGCACCTACACCTCATGCCCATGCCAGAACCTCATACCTGTACCTACAGCACACACCCACGCCAGCACCCCATACCTGTACCTACATATCGCACCCATGCCAGCACCCCATACCTGCACCTACACCTCACGCCCATGCCAGCACCCCATACCTGTACCTCCACCTGCACCTGTACCCATGCCCCACACCCCTACCTCAGCCCACACCTACTACACCCTACACCCGTACCTACAACACACCCCTACACCCCACACTGCACACCCCAACTTGTACCTACATTTCACACCTGTACCTACCACCCACACCCAAACCTATGCCCCACACCTGTAACTGCGCCCTACACCAGTATTAATATCCACACCTGTAACCCTGAACTGTACCTACATCTCACCCCCTACCACCACCCCACACCTGCAACAAGCCCTCATACCTTTACGTATAACTGGCACCTGAACCTACATGCCACAGGACTTGCAGCCCCTCACACCTTTGCCTACACAGGGGGACGTCCTGCAAATACTCAGAGGTCCTTGGAAGCCCTGGAAGGGGTGCTATGGCcccaaacacagaaacacacgTTGGCCACCTCTCTTCCAGGCTGTTTCCCACAAATAACAAATCCAAGAACACCATTCCCTCCAAATCACAGCCTCAGCATCTGTGACAGAGACCAGACCTAAGCTAAGTGTGGGGGCCTAGGGGGGTCCTCAGTGAGGAGCGGGCATAGGGGTGTCCTCAGTGGGGAGTGGGCACAGGGATGTCCTCAGTGAGGGGTGGACACAGGGGTGTCTGTCCTCAGTGGGGAGCAGCCACAGGGGTGTCCTCAGTCGGGGCAGGCACAGGGGTGTCCTCAGTGAAGGGCAGGCACAGGGTGTCCTCAGTGAGGAGCAGGCACAGGGTGTCCTCAGTCAGGAGCTGGCAGCACAGGGGTGTCCTCAGTGAAGGGTGGGCACAGGGTGTCCTCAGTGAGGAGCGGGCACAGGATATCCTCAGTGAGGGGCGGGCACAGGGTGTCCTCAGTGGGGAGGCACAGGGTGTCCTCAGTCAGGAGCGGGCAGCACAGGGGTGTCCTCAGTGAAGGGTGGGCACAGGGTGTCCTCAGTGAGGAGCGGGCACAGGATATCCTCAGTGAGGGGCGGGCACAGGGTGTCCTCAGTGGGGAGGCACAGGGTGTCCTCAGTCAGGAGCGGGCAGCACAGGGGTGTCCTCAGTGAAGGGTGGGCACAGGGTGTCCTCAGTGAGGAGCGGGCACAGGATATCCTCAGTGAGGGGCGGGCACAGGGTGTCCTCAGTGGGGAGGCACAGGGTGTCCTCAGTCAGGAGCGGGCAGCACAGGGGTGTCCTCAGTGAAGGGTGGGCACAGGGTGTCCTCAGTGAGGGGCGGGCACAGGGTGTCCTCAGTGGGGAGGCACAGGGTGTCCTCAGTGGGGAGGCACAGGGTGTCCTCAGTCAGGAGCGGGCAGCACAGGGGTGTCCTCAGTGAAGGATGGGCACAGGGTGTCCTCAGTGAGGAGCGGGCACAGGGTGTCCTCAATGGGGAGGAGGCACAGGGTGTCCTCAGTGAGGAGCGGGCACAGGGATGTCCTCAGTGGGGAGTGGGCACAGGGATGTCCTCAGTGAAGGGTGGGCACAGGGTGTCCTCAGTGAGGAGCGGGCACAGGATATCCTCAGTGAGGGGCGGGCACAGGGTGTCCTCAGTGGGGAGGCACAGGGTGTCCTCAGTGGGGAGTGGGCACCGGGATGTCCTCAGTGAGGGGTGGACACAGGGGTGTCTGTCCTCAGTGGGGAGCGGCCACAGGGGTGTCCTCAGTCGGGGCAGGCACAGGGGTGTCCTCAGTGAAGGGCAGGCACAGGGGTGTCCTCAGTGAAGGGCAGGCACAGGGGTGTCCTCAGTGAGGAGCGGGCACAGGGATGTCCTCAGTGGGGAGTGGGCACAAGGATGTCCTCAGTGAAGGGCGGGCACAGGGGTGTCCTCAGTGAGGAGCTGGCAGCACAGGGGTGTCCTCAGTGAAGGGCGGGCACAGGGGTGTCCTCAGTGAGGAGCGGGCACAGGGATGTCCTCAGTGGGGAGTGGGCACAAGGATGTCCTCAGTGAAGGGCGGGCACAGGGTGTCCTCAGTGAGGAGCTGGCAGCACAGGGGTGTCCTCAGTGAAGGGCGGGCACAGGGGTGTCCCCAGTGAGGAGCGGGCACAGGGATGTCCTCAGTGGGGAGTGGGCACAGGGATGTCCTCAGTGAAGGGCGGGCACAGGGTGTCCTCAGTGAGGAGCTGGCAGCACAGGGGTGTCCTCAGTGAAGGGCGGGCACAGGGGTGTCCTCAGTGAGGAGCGGGCACAGGGATGTCCTCAGTGGGGAGTGGGCACAAGGATGTCCTCAGTGAAGGGCGGGCACAGGGGGGTCCTTATCGAGGAGTGGGCCCTGGGGTAGAAAGTGTGAGGGACAAGACTTTTCTGTCCCCCCTGCAGCCAGCAGTTCAGTTTTTATTACAATGTGTTTTCCATCCAGGACCTCGATTGAGCTGGTGGGAATCGTGCCGCTCACGCTGTGCCCTGTCCCTGGTGGTCACGCGGGTCCCAGGTGGTCACAGGGGTGCCCAGGCATGCTTTGTGGTTCTGAACTTCAGCTTGTCCAGCCTTTACCACATACCTCAGAGGCCAGAGGCTGTGCTAGGGCCCATGGGGAGAGACGGAGGACAGTGTCCCTGGCAGCCCGCAGACCGCCGTCCCTGCCCCACCAGACCCACCCTGCCCCCAGGCCAGCTGGCTGCCCTGCACTCCTCCTGGCTGGGGGTGCCGAGGCTGCTCTGCCTCGTCTGGCCAGGCCCTCAGACATCCCTCCCGCTGGAAGGTTCTGTCTCAACAGCCCTGAAGGAGCAGCTCCCAACCCCATGCTGGGTCACCTGCCAACAACAGGGTCTCAGCTGCCCCTCACGCAGCCCAAGTGAGCTCATCTGCTCCAACTTGAGGTCAAGGGGCCATGGCCTGTGAACCTGACCATTCTTTAACCAGCAGCTTCGCAGGTCAACATGTGAAATACATAGCCAGACACATATAGGCTTATTTTTACAGTCTGCAGCCATGCGGTACCTCTGGAGCAGTGGTGCTTCTGTGGCGGCGCCCTGGCCTACCTCATGCCCTCCGTGGACTGGTGGCGGTGGTTGCGGTAGAGCTGTGGTACGCCCAGCATGGCTTCGGTCAGCACAGCCAAGAAGCCCAGGGTCTCCACAAACAGGGTGGAGTCAATGGACAGGTAGGTGATGTAGCCCGCCACGCCCGTGAAGGCCACGACACACTGCACGTAGTCCGCGAAGCTGCTCCACTGCCAGAAGTGGTGGGGGTCAAAGTCTAGGGTGAAAGGGAGAAGCAACCTCAGCACAGCTTAGGGTCCAAGTGAGAGGTCAGGGTCAGTGAGGAGAGACAGGAACCAAGTGAGAGGTCAGGGTCAGTGAGGAGAGACAGGAACCCAGTGACAGGTCAGGGTCAGTGAGGAGAGACAGGAACCCAGTGACAGGTCAGGGTCAGAGGAGAAGAGACAGGAACCAAGTGACAGGTCAGGGTCAGTGAGGAGAGACAGGAACCAAGTGACAGGTCAGGGTCAGTGAGGAGAGACAGGAACCAAGTGACAGGTCAGGGTCAGTGAGGAGAGACAGGAACCAAGTGACAGGTCAGGGTCAGAGGAGAAGAGACAGGAACCAAGTGACAGGTCAGGGTcagagaggagagacaggaaCCCAGTGACAGGTCAGGGTCAGAGGAGAAGAGACAGGAACCAAGTGACAGGTCAGGGTCAGAGGAGGAGAGACAGGAACCAAGTGACAGGTCAGGGTCAGAGGAGGAGAGACAGGAACCCAGTGACAGGTCAGGGTCAGAGGAGGAGAGACAGGAACCCAGTGAAAGGTGAAGGTCAGAGGAGAAGAGACAGGAACCCAGTGACAGGTCAGGGTCAGAGGAGGAGAGACAGGAACCCAGTGACAGGTCAGGGTCAGAGGAGGAGAGACAGGAACCCAGTGACAGGTCAGGGTCAGAGGAGGAGAGACAGGAACCCAGTGAAAGGTGAAGGTCAGAGGAGGAGAGACAGGAACCCAGTGACAGGTCAGGGTCAGAGGAGGAGAGACAGGAACCAAGTGACAGGTCAGGGTCAGAGGAGGAGAGACAGGAACCCAGTGAAAGGTCAGGGTCAGAGAAGGAGAGACAGGAACCAAGTGACAGGTCAGGGTCAGAGGAGGAGAGACAGGAACCCAGTGAAAGGTGAAGGTCAGAGGAGAAGAGACAGGAACCCAGTGACAGGTCAGGGTCAGAGGAGAAGACAGGAACCCAGTGAAAGGTGAAGgtcagaggaggagagagaggaaccCAGTGACAGGTCAGGGTCAGAGGAGGAGAGACAGGAACCCAGTGACAGGTCAGGGTCAGAGGAGGAGCCACATGTTCTTGATCACACCCTGGTGATCAAGGTGTGAAAGAGCCTTgaaacaaatattaactcaacGTAAAAGCCGCTGACATCGGGCTGGGTACAGTGGGtacctgagtcccagctactcgggaggctgaggagggaggatcagtgagaccaggagttgaggccagcctaggcaacagagagacacgtgtctctttaaaaacaaaacaaaaacttgctAAAGTCCTTCAAATGAATTAATCTCTGAGAAGCCGAACAGTGTCGGGGGTGCCCTGCAGTCTCTGGAATCTGGTGCCCGGGTTAGGGGCGCAGCCCCCAGGGTTAACCACGGTCTCCTGTTCCTCAGCTGTTAGCAGGAAGAGACAGGGACCACTCCTACGACATTCTGAGGATTCAGCGAGTTGCTCTTGAGTTCTGTAACATGCTTTAGCACAGTGAGGCTCAGTAAATCCACGCCATGCCCTTCCTGCACCATGTCATTTTCTAGAAGCACTCACAGAAATTAGCAAATTGGTGGACATGCAGTCCTGGGGACACAGCGGCTGCAGGGAAAAGGTAAACGAAGACAGAGCTGCCAAGAAGCCTGGGCAGCGCATAGTGTGCCCGCCCCTGACCTGTCCTTACAGCAGCAGGGCACGGGCTGCAGGGGTGGGGTGATGGGAGGCGGTGAAGTCCAGTGGGCTGGGGGGTGCTGAGGGGTGAGGTAAGAAGGATGGGGGTGTTGGGGTGTGGTGAAGTTAGCGGAGCTTTGGGGCATCAGAGGGCAGAGAGGCCAGGGGTGTTGGGCTGACTGCCTGTGGGGCTGGCAGTGCAGTGAGGGCAGGGGTGGTCAGGATGTGCACCTTCTCCCCATCCCTCTTGACCCTAGATCTGTGCCCCACTTCCTGCTCCACATTCCCTCACTGAGTGAGACACTGCCCAGCTTCTGAGCTGGAAAGGGGCCACACAGGAAGCAGGGCCAGAGGAAAGACGGGCACAGTGTGCAGCACAAGAATCACTGgcatccaggaagcagaggctgcactgagctgatactgagccactgcactgcagcctgggttacagagtgacagagtgggactccatctcaacaaaaaaaggcaCTAGTGAGCTTAACCACACACCCCAAACACCTGCATGCATTTGCCAGTCATGGCCAGCAGAGGGGCTTGCAAGGGTGGCAGGGTAAGAAACAGGAGAGGCAGCTGAGATGCACGGGTGAGGTGGGGGCAGATCTCCAAACAGAAGGTGGCCTGGGGCGCGGTGGAATATACTCAGCCAAAGAAAGGGCAGATTCATGCAACAGCACGGATGAACCTTAAAACAGGACAGCACGTCACAAGAGCCGGACACAGGAACCACACGTTTATGAGTCCATTCCTGTGAAGTCTCCAGCATAGGCAAGTCCACAGAGCTGCACATGGGCAGCTGTGGGGCTGGGGGAAGAGGGAACTCAGGAAAAAGGGAAGCTGGTTCAAAGGGGCTTCTTTTGGGTGCTGAAAAACTCCCTAATGAGACAGTGGTAAtggctgcacaactctgtaagtacactaaaaaccactgaactgtgTACTTTTAAATAGTGATAAAATGGCGAATTTTATGTGATGTTAAAATTGTATCtttaatatataacaaaataaaaattttaatgtatatggTTTGTCTTCTACCAGAAGATGCAGGTAGTATCTGCTTATTTCATTAATAACTACTTATTAGTAAAAACTTATTCAGCATTTTCTGATGCTCAAGTTGAAAACAGTTCCTTCAACAGTTGGGAGTTAAGGTGCCGTCATCTGTATCCAGGACATGAAACAAATTCAGTAGCCGTCTACCGTTAGCTGTCAGCTCACATGTGCTGGGGAACTGGAGCAGGTGGCGGGGAGGAGCTGGGTAAGGAAGACACTGGCTGAGGCTGACCTGGGAAGGCTTAGAAAGCAGGAATGAGATCTCTAAGTTCAGTCAGGAGAAGTCAGAGGATGCAGGAGACTCCTCATCTGTCAGGTGGAATAGAATGTTTTCTACCATTCTGAGAGACCAGTGTGTCAGAAGATTTTCATTAGAAGTTTTTACATCAGGTAATAAAGAAGAGAGGCCTGGCATTCCTCCTGGAAGAGCTGGCCCTATCCTGAGGCACCCAGGAGGGGAAGGCACCCCCCTTTCCAAAGCAACTGGGCCCCCCAC
Encoded proteins:
- the SLC66A2 gene encoding solute carrier family 66 member 2 isoform X1 gives rise to the protein MEAEGLDWLLVPLHQLVSWGAAAAMVFGGVVPYIPQYRDIRRTQNADGFSTYVCLVLLVANILRILFWFGRRFESPLLWQSAIMILTMLLMLKLCTEVRVANELNARRRCFAAADSKDEEVKVAPRRSFLDFDPHHFWQWSSFADYVQCVVAFTGVAGYITYLSIDSTLFVETLGFLAVLTEAMLGVPQLYRNHRHQSTEGMSIKMVLMWTSGDAFKTAYFLLKGAPLQFSVCGLLQVLVDLAILGQAYAFARHPQKPVPHTVHPASTKAL
- the SLC66A2 gene encoding solute carrier family 66 member 2 isoform X2: MEAEGLDWLLVPLHQLVSWGAAAAMVFGGVVPYIPQYRDIRRTQNADGFSTYVCLVLLVANILRILFWFGRRFESPLLWQSAIMILTMLLMLKLCTEVRVANELNARRRCFADFDPHHFWQWSSFADYVQCVVAFTGVAGYITYLSIDSTLFVETLGFLAVLTEAMLGVPQLYRNHRHQSTEGMSIKMVLMWTSGDAFKTAYFLLKGAPLQFSVCGLLQVLVDLAILGQAYAFARHPQKPVPHTVHPASTKAL